In the genome of Deltaproteobacteria bacterium, one region contains:
- a CDS encoding caa(3)-type oxidase subunit IV has protein sequence MAGHASHAEHTHHPNYVRIWAILLALLVVSVAGPMLGIKVVTLITAFGIAIVKAYLVVKNFMHIDVAPKLVTYMVLTMVLFMLLLFAGTAADVMESHGHHWSKPDWVAGTAGSSAPADAGHGSEEAH, from the coding sequence ATGGCCGGTCACGCATCGCACGCCGAGCACACGCATCATCCGAACTACGTGAGGATCTGGGCGATCCTGCTCGCGCTGCTGGTCGTGAGCGTGGCCGGGCCGATGCTCGGGATCAAGGTCGTCACTCTGATCACGGCCTTCGGGATCGCGATCGTGAAGGCGTACCTGGTGGTCAAGAACTTCATGCACATCGATGTCGCGCCGAAGCTGGTGACCTACATGGTCCTGACCATGGTGCTCTTCATGCTGCTCCTGTTCGCGGGCACCGCCGCCGACGTGATGGAGTCGCACGGCCACCACTGGAGCAAGCCGGACTGGGTTGCGGGCACCGCCGGTTCATCGGCCCCAGCCGACGCCGGGCACGGCTCCGAGGAAGCCCACTAG
- a CDS encoding cytochrome oxidase subunit III yields the protein MPTGRLAVWWIIASEIVIFGGLLASYVMYRLAHDAFAEQAAHTNTWIGAFNTFVLLTSSLSAVLAHQAADAGDGPKAARLLQYTMGGGLIFITVKAFEWTSEIQHGFTIASNTFWSFYYTAAGIHAAHVIAGVVIMGFVANTARRNLELQRVELIGLYWHFVDIVWIFLFPLLYIAK from the coding sequence ATGCCGACGGGCCGTCTGGCAGTGTGGTGGATCATCGCGTCGGAGATCGTGATCTTCGGTGGCCTGCTCGCCTCGTACGTCATGTACCGGCTGGCGCACGACGCGTTCGCGGAGCAGGCTGCGCACACCAACACGTGGATCGGCGCGTTCAACACGTTCGTGCTCCTGACCTCGAGCCTGTCGGCGGTGCTCGCGCATCAGGCGGCGGACGCGGGCGACGGCCCGAAGGCCGCACGTCTGCTGCAGTACACCATGGGCGGCGGGCTGATCTTCATCACCGTGAAGGCGTTCGAGTGGACCAGTGAGATCCAGCACGGCTTCACGATCGCGTCGAACACGTTCTGGTCGTTCTACTACACCGCGGCGGGCATCCACGCGGCGCACGTGATCGCGGGCGTGGTCATCATGGGCTTCGTCGCGAACACCGCGCGTCGCAATCTCGAGCTGCAGAGGGTCGAGCTGATCGGACTGTATTGGCACTTCGTCGACATCGTCTGGATCTTCCTTTTCCCGCTGCTCTACATCGCGAAGTAG
- a CDS encoding SURF1 family protein codes for MTGFRPARGLTILTMVCVLAFCSLGTWQVRRHLWRTADLAEKSARIALPAVELAEAEANPDDFAFRRTEVRGRFELADTILVGPVERGHALGARVFTPLRREGAAADAPRLLVDRGWIPQAETPRFMPPPSGESEVVTVRGLLLPLALREAVPGSREPRRTYFPRFSPDRPSLVAKLNSQIPYALVGAMVQSVENESGGFPIGEMARPVSPVDHRGYAITWFSVGALSLAAWVEYGRRRARELA; via the coding sequence ATGACCGGCTTTCGCCCCGCGCGCGGTCTCACGATCCTCACGATGGTCTGCGTGCTCGCGTTCTGCTCGCTCGGCACCTGGCAGGTTCGCCGGCATCTCTGGCGCACGGCCGACCTCGCCGAGAAGAGCGCGCGGATCGCGCTCCCGGCGGTCGAGCTCGCCGAGGCGGAAGCGAATCCGGACGATTTCGCGTTCCGGCGCACCGAGGTCCGCGGCCGCTTCGAACTCGCCGACACCATTCTGGTCGGACCCGTCGAACGCGGGCACGCGCTCGGCGCGCGCGTGTTCACGCCGCTGCGTAGAGAGGGCGCGGCGGCCGACGCTCCGCGGCTCTTGGTCGACCGCGGCTGGATTCCGCAGGCGGAGACGCCGCGCTTCATGCCGCCGCCGAGCGGCGAGAGCGAGGTCGTGACCGTCCGGGGGCTATTGCTGCCACTGGCGCTTCGCGAGGCCGTGCCCGGGTCGCGCGAGCCGCGTCGGACCTACTTTCCGCGCTTCAGCCCGGATCGTCCGAGCCTGGTCGCGAAGCTGAACTCCCAGATCCCGTACGCTCTCGTCGGAGCGATGGTGCAGTCGGTGGAGAACGAGTCGGGAGGCTTTCCGATCGGAGAGATGGCTCGCCCGGTGAGTCCGGTCGATCACCGCGGCTACGCGATCACCTGGT
- a CDS encoding efflux RND transporter permease subunit, translated as MRSRIEAALFAFALAWPVPLSAAACPLCIAAQDEGVQIAYLGATAFMIALPLGLVGGFALWLRRRARQLADAEGH; from the coding sequence ATGAGGAGCCGGATCGAGGCGGCGCTGTTCGCTTTCGCACTCGCGTGGCCGGTGCCGCTATCGGCTGCCGCTTGTCCGCTCTGCATAGCGGCGCAGGACGAGGGCGTGCAGATCGCGTACCTCGGCGCCACTGCCTTCATGATCGCCCTTCCGCTCGGGCTCGTCGGTGGATTCGCACTCTGGCTGCGCAGACGCGCGCGGCAGCTCGCAGACGCCGAGGGGCATTGA
- a CDS encoding cytochrome c oxidase subunit II yields the protein MIEKWVPAISSYAANVDFIFDLIFYIVIVFWFVLVQAVFLWLVVRYRKRDGVRAQYISGELAHEKKWISYPHYLVLLCDVVILVAAIRVWYIVKQDMPPTDETVRIVAQQWAWSFVHAGADGRLDTPDDIRTVDDLHLQVGKTYEFKLESRDVIHSFSVPVFRLKQDAIPGRVVTGWFKPIATGEHDIQCAEICGFGHGLMPGRIVIETPEAHVAWIASHGPSGAGE from the coding sequence ATGATCGAGAAATGGGTTCCCGCGATCTCGAGCTACGCTGCGAACGTCGATTTCATCTTCGACCTGATCTTCTACATCGTGATCGTGTTCTGGTTCGTGCTGGTGCAGGCTGTCTTCCTCTGGCTGGTCGTGCGCTACCGGAAGCGCGACGGGGTGCGCGCGCAGTACATCAGCGGCGAGCTCGCCCACGAGAAGAAGTGGATCAGCTACCCGCACTACCTGGTGCTGCTCTGCGACGTGGTGATCCTCGTGGCCGCGATCCGGGTCTGGTACATCGTCAAGCAGGACATGCCGCCCACCGACGAGACAGTGCGGATCGTCGCGCAGCAGTGGGCCTGGAGCTTCGTGCACGCGGGCGCGGACGGGCGACTCGACACGCCGGACGACATCCGCACCGTCGATGACTTGCATCTGCAGGTCGGCAAGACCTACGAGTTCAAGCTCGAGTCGCGCGACGTGATCCACAGCTTCTCGGTGCCGGTCTTTCGGCTGAAGCAGGACGCGATTCCGGGCCGCGTGGTGACCGGCTGGTTCAAGCCGATCGCGACCGGCGAGCACGACATCCAGTGCGCCGAGATCTGCGGCTTCGGTCACGGCCTGATGCCCGGCCGCATCGTGATCGAGACACCCGAGGCTCACGTCGCCTGGATCGCATCTCACGGCCCGTCGGGCGCAGGAGAGTAA
- a CDS encoding cytochrome c oxidase subunit I, which produces MFTGMALAIVGGFFSYVFRMQMAFPGMNVPGWGLVTPADYNMLVTNHGAIMIFWVAMPVLIAAFGNYLIPLMIGADDMVFPKINRLSYQIFLLSAVVLFVSFFVDGGGSAGAWTMYPPLMSKDEYSLTGTGSSVFLVAIALEFVAFLLGGINFVTTAMNARAPGMRYQDIPIVVWMIVIATVVFMASVGPLVAGAIMMLFDQQLGTAFFDPNRGGDPILWQHLFWFFGHPEVYVVLLPATGITAEIITVFSRKKLFAYMTVVNTAIATGILSFLVWAHHQFVAGIDPRMANIFTVTTLIISIPVAEMMFVYIATLYGGSITLATPMLWALGFIFTFLIGGVTGIFLGASGADIYLHDTYFVLAHFHYTFFPIAIIGAFAGITFWFPKMFGRHMNETLGKIHFWGTFFGFNELFIPLFITGVLGDHRRIFDYSNFPELTTPMMDGMRQFATISLIVMLGFQLVFLYNFLTSLVWGRKAEKNPWLANTLEWTTDSPPPHGNWPELPTVYRGPYEYSVPDRKDDFWPQNVPS; this is translated from the coding sequence ATGTTCACCGGAATGGCGCTCGCCATCGTGGGCGGCTTCTTCTCGTACGTGTTCCGCATGCAGATGGCATTTCCCGGCATGAACGTGCCCGGCTGGGGCCTCGTCACGCCCGCCGACTACAACATGCTCGTCACCAACCACGGCGCGATCATGATCTTCTGGGTGGCGATGCCGGTGCTGATCGCGGCGTTCGGGAACTACCTGATCCCGCTGATGATCGGCGCCGACGACATGGTCTTCCCGAAGATCAACCGGCTCTCGTATCAGATCTTCCTGTTGTCGGCGGTCGTGCTCTTCGTCTCGTTCTTCGTCGACGGTGGCGGCTCCGCCGGCGCCTGGACGATGTACCCGCCGCTGATGTCGAAGGACGAATACAGCCTGACGGGGACCGGGTCGAGCGTGTTCCTGGTCGCGATCGCGCTCGAATTCGTTGCGTTCCTGCTCGGCGGCATCAACTTCGTCACGACGGCCATGAACGCTCGGGCGCCCGGCATGCGCTACCAGGACATCCCGATCGTGGTCTGGATGATCGTGATCGCGACCGTCGTGTTCATGGCGTCGGTCGGCCCGCTGGTCGCGGGCGCGATCATGATGCTCTTCGACCAGCAGCTCGGCACCGCGTTCTTCGATCCCAACCGCGGCGGCGACCCGATCCTCTGGCAGCACCTGTTCTGGTTCTTCGGGCACCCCGAAGTCTACGTCGTGCTTCTGCCCGCAACCGGAATCACGGCCGAGATCATCACGGTCTTCTCGCGCAAGAAGCTGTTTGCCTACATGACGGTCGTGAACACGGCGATCGCGACGGGAATCCTCTCGTTCCTGGTCTGGGCCCACCACCAGTTCGTGGCGGGGATCGATCCGCGGATGGCGAACATCTTCACGGTGACCACGCTGATCATCTCGATCCCCGTCGCGGAGATGATGTTCGTCTACATCGCCACGCTCTACGGCGGATCGATCACGCTCGCCACACCCATGCTCTGGGCGCTGGGCTTCATCTTCACGTTCCTGATCGGAGGCGTGACGGGGATCTTCCTCGGCGCGAGCGGCGCGGACATCTACCTGCACGACACCTACTTCGTGCTCGCGCACTTCCACTACACGTTCTTCCCGATCGCCATCATCGGGGCATTCGCCGGGATCACCTTCTGGTTCCCGAAGATGTTTGGAAGGCACATGAACGAGACGCTCGGGAAGATCCACTTCTGGGGCACGTTCTTCGGCTTCAATGAACTCTTCATCCCGCTCTTCATCACGGGTGTCCTCGGCGATCACCGGCGCATCTTCGACTACTCGAACTTCCCCGAGCTCACGACGCCGATGATGGACGGCATGCGGCAGTTCGCGACGATCTCGCTGATCGTCATGCTCGGATTCCAGCTCGTCTTCCTCTACAACTTCCTGACGAGTCTGGTCTGGGGGCGGAAGGCCGAGAAGAATCCGTGGCTCGCCAACACCTTGGAGTGGACGACGGACTCGCCGCCGCCGCACGGGAACTGGCCGGAGCTCCCGACGGTGTACCGCGGCCCGTACGAGTACAGCGTTCCCGATCGCAAAGACGACTTCTGGCCGCAGAACGTGCCGAGCTAG
- a CDS encoding c-type cytochrome: protein MMRRPGLVILAIVGTLLSASANAQDAERGRELYSLCARCHGAEGAGNALYLAPSIAGQGRWYLEKQLHNFKDGVRARHFDDIGGMRMRPMAKWLKTDADVSSVAIYVASLPLVRPEPILVGGDPARGAALYATCAGCHGQNGDGVEAVGGPSLSHMSDWYQLTQIRNYQQGIRGSDARDVGGAAMRGMSMLLADEQAIKDVLAHIATLPGPAPSGGAE from the coding sequence ATGATGCGCCGGCCGGGCCTCGTGATCCTGGCGATCGTCGGGACGCTTCTTTCGGCCTCCGCGAATGCGCAGGACGCCGAGCGCGGGCGCGAGCTGTATTCGCTCTGCGCGCGCTGTCACGGCGCGGAGGGTGCCGGAAACGCGCTCTACCTCGCGCCCTCGATCGCCGGTCAGGGCCGCTGGTATCTCGAGAAGCAGCTGCACAACTTCAAGGACGGCGTGCGCGCCAGGCACTTCGACGACATCGGCGGAATGCGAATGCGGCCGATGGCGAAGTGGCTCAAGACCGACGCCGACGTCTCGTCGGTGGCCATCTACGTCGCGTCGCTTCCGCTGGTCCGTCCCGAACCGATCCTGGTCGGGGGCGATCCGGCGCGCGGCGCCGCTCTGTACGCGACCTGCGCGGGCTGTCATGGACAGAACGGCGACGGGGTCGAGGCGGTCGGCGGGCCGTCGCTGAGTCATATGAGCGACTGGTACCAACTCACGCAGATCCGGAATTACCAGCAGGGCATCCGCGGTAGCGATGCCCGCGACGTCGGGGGCGCGGCGATGCGGGGAATGTCGATGCTTCTGGCCGACGAGCAGGCGATCAAGGACGTGCTCGCGCACATCGCGACGCTGCCCGGACCGGCCCCGAGCGGAGGAGCGGAGTAG